In the genome of Rhopalosiphum padi isolate XX-2018 chromosome 1, ASM2088224v1, whole genome shotgun sequence, the window GTAATAGTAATGACTCGTGCCTATTTTATTATGTCAGAGAAAATtctctatatatacatatagacgtTTCACGTTATACTTACaatggtttaatattttacgcGTGATTATTCGGCAGTTACTACatgtctacataatatatagattaatttacaaatccgttttattcattcaataatgcatttattaaaattctgaatttggaaatatgtatatctatggacctaatttttaaatagttagatTTTTTTGTGTCATTTAAGGAGTGTCTTGCGGACGGtacaaatttctatttttcaaatgagaaggaattacaatttttactgtAGTAtgttaaaaagataatttttttgaaatcgtttacatttttaaatcgaaatttGAGTAGTTTTTTGAGTTGTTAAGCCTAATGTATTAAGGATAATAGTACATAGGCCTATAAATATGTGATGGATGcgctataattatttgaaaattatagaacctaatatataaatgtattaaaattgtattatagtttgTTTAAATTGGGcaactaatatttatacatattaagtaccagactatataatattacatatgaaCTATTAagctatatatattgtatgtaaaaccATTATTGAAGACTATATAATTTTCCTAAGTATGTAAAGTAATGTGTAATcctcaaaaactactcgttcgaaCTTCGATTTGATCGCGTCAAAAATTCAAGGAAGTCATTCGAGTacctaacaattattattaaaaaaaaaaaagtttttacggGATTCGTAGatttctttgaaaataatacgGTCTTTATAAGTGTAACTAGGAATTGGAAAAAATCTGAATTTGAATAGATGTATCACTGATACAATAAGTAGCACTGTACAGGATAAATGTGGCCGATGGGCGGGCATGCCCGACGGTAAATCACcccgtacctacataataatagtcccgtactatataaattataatgtgatgatgataatgatgatgatgtacGAGACCGGCAAAATTTGTAATTCTCGTATAGAGAACTTACGGCGTGCCGCCGCCGACAGGCCCGGAATAAAACAATACGACaataaaccattataataatagtaactcgGCGATTACGTCGTCGTGAGGATTTGGGTCAATGGGTCTCGGGCGCGATCGCCGTGAATCATCGACGAAATATCTGCCGCCGACAGCTGGAGTCCGTGCGTGGTATACGAATGGCCGATTGACGAACGTCGTCGTGGCTTCATAAAGCCGGTTCAAAAATGTGGGTTATCCCGCGATATCTGTACACCCGATCGCCGCCCAATCGCGTGTGGGATACGCGTGCACAAGTCtccggcgacggcggcggcggcgcggcgATCCCGTTACGGTCGGGGCCCCACGACGATCGCACACGTCTTGCGCGCGCGGTGTGTCACGTTTTTCACTGCGTTCGAAGTCGTCGTGTACCctacccataataataataataataatgtaagattCATACGTAGCGGTCAAGGTTACACACCGTCGTCGTGTACAGCTGGTGTAAACGTTCGTTCCGAAGTGACTAGCATGTGTATTGtcggaattatattattattatattgttattatgcgaTACGCACAATactactactatatatatatatatataagtctataaacatataaaatatattatttaaattgcgttcacgtggtttttattttttacgtttcATCACTCGGCGGCTCGGCTGCGggcaaaagaaataataatatgtcctagTCACCGCAGTCTGTAGGCGTCACTGACATCAATGCAACAATCGAAAATGTAtcgattttttacaataatatgatacatataatatattatttattataacggaTATGGAATACTTGCCAATCGGAAatggaaaatgaaaaaaaaaaatgaaaataacgtaCAGCGTCAACGTAATAAATTCGTGTATACCGTTACATGgtgactttttttatatttttatttcctcCTCGacttattataaacacattacacacaccactgtattacaatataactattataaatgtatatatgtatttggtCCAGAtattacacaaacacacacacgcgcatgCATGTACAGTAcgcacatatatatgtatattattcacgCACGAATATTGCCGGAAGAAGCGCCGCCGCGACTGATGGTTTCTAATTACACGATTAATTACAAAAGTTTCTTtgaaactatacaatatataaacagtATAGTAGGTCAATAGTCTTTTCATTAtccaaatatgatttaaattaataaagacgCGAAGCGATGTTTTTTCATCCAtttctcatattatataatatattgatatataataattataattataatgataataataattataaattattaggattatgttatagtttatatattatttcgtatttgcatattatatatttattactgtcgattgacatatttaaatattaattagttgtaactgtttaatattttgtactacGTTTGTAATTCATTGTTCTACAAACTATCATAGGAATTTTCtgcaaatatacattttaatttttattaaatcgtttatactgtttttttataatcttacgaagtataaaaaaaaatacaatacaatttcaatacAGATAGtgaaatatttggaaaaaatagTTGTACACTGCAATATTGTatcaaaattacttaaaaaataaaaacaagttattgaagaatatctttaaatttacagaactagaatataataaattccgGACAATGAACTGCTTAAGTATTAGTTGGATTGTATAAAaccagtttattataattatatagctaacaatttgtttattttatttttcttcaaaacattgaataattataattataattaattaattaattaatacctatataggttcAACAATATAGTTtaagcaaaataataaatttattgtcttaaaaaaacgaaacaattttgaaaatgaattttataCGTTATACACATATTTCTTAGTTTACATTTATGgtgaatatattctattattgcgTGTTCttttgtaaatgttttattcataattatttcttatcattcTATATTATCTTTACAGTTGCTgcgtataatttatgtactatCCCTGTGTAAATATACGTGGGCTGAACTTTGTGGCGGAAATGGTGAATCGCTGAAATACTTACGGGGCGACGCTCTCATCGATAATTTGGATTGCATCGGTCCCAATGGTAAACCGTATCCAGAGTAagtacaaaatatgattttataaaaaaaatgtatgcaacgATACAGTtagaaaaattgataaaaaattgacCCAATTTTTGAAACGTAATTTGTTGGTGTCATTGAACAATTCTATTATTAGTTTCCGTTTAATCGGAAATCACCGTAATTTTATACGTTCAAttcgtttttaaaatcatttatttatacaaacatttacaGGTCAATAGTAGCCGGCACGTATAGACGCACTCACAACTGGGGATCTTCGAGGACAGGACGCGACGCTTTTCACTCTGACTCGAAACCCAGTCCCGAAACGGTACGGGAAACACTACTTAAaacctataaatttaataatcacaATGAAGATTACACGATCAGTAGAACTGGTAAGTGCTGTATTCACATCTATAATATttgctaaaaatttaaaatatttacataaataaacatataactcATATAAGTttacagtatatactataatagtgcatacctattacaatattacctaCACAatctaacctatataatatatatattgaaggttgtcttatttatttgattattttacaatttatttacagtTCATTTTGACataagtcattttttttaatatttattttaactatctgtaaagcaataaattacaatttttattatattatatttatttaaatatgaaaacatttattttatttattttacatatatattattatatttagattaaaatgattaaatatatacatattatatatgtatatggaaaataaaaaaaaatcggatacagttatttaggtaggtacttattttcaGGCTTCTAACAGATACAATCTGATACTtggcttatatattattatttgtattattataatatgttgacaaGATAATTGACATTATATTGTTCTGATTTTGTTTCTCACATTGTACGACCATTAAATTAAAgagtaaaaaaatagataaaaactaaatcgatatcataaataaatataataactcttGAACTAAATTTATcggtcatatatattatttagttattatagttatacaatatatacgctTAACGCTATATGTAGTATGTAAAACATCAGATcatttattggaaaaataaacgtttttcgcattatatacctacttgaaCAACTGCGCAACGAATCGAGTTTTATTCGGatctttaacaaaataaatatctgtaaattcaataatgaagtgtaaataattttgtatcctAGATAAAAATGGACAAATACTTCTATGTatatggtattttatattatatagtattattaattattattaaaataatatagtattaaatagtcaataatacctatatgtaataCTTTACTTATTGAcaacatttatgaaaatattttaatcatattttatgtttatataaactaCTTCAACTATCAAGGTTAGATTAAACTTATTTTGCTAAAAATGTTCAGGTATAATAGTAAACcacatttgtttattaaatcgtatcccattctatttttaaaaaatatttttaactaggtattttattgtttttaagttattatattcgaaatgttattattaaattatttgtttatagtttaataaaatttaaaaaatatatataaattctaaatattcatatcacaaataatagttttaaatatgtgtgTATTTAATTCTCTTGTACTGCCAAAGTGCCACCCAGCATTACACCCGGTTAATGattcaatgaaaatatattatttgtattgatacCACGAAATACGGATCAACATAAATTCAATAGAGTGTTTTTCTAAGTAAATTATACGattcacataaaatatacggtttcaataaaacatattttagatgAATTACCTACAATTCCGGCAAAATATATAtgatggaaaaaataaaatatgattctatattttacatttacattttcatgtaactttttaaatacttccgatacaattatatcaatacaatattatatttaaaccgcatttataaaaacaaatttctctccaatataattatgaaaattcaTACATATCtacaaagttattatttttatacacatgaCGATTTCTATTCAGAAGATAAAatgctaaacataatattatatttaatagctgTTATGGGTgatcataatactataatatacacatatatgtataattcacACATTTTTCTTTCGGAAATTCGCTTACTGATGACTGTATATTGGTGCTATTTACTCGTACCTCTAACACTTAAACAAAATACactttgattatttttactattacacTACATgatggtaatatatataatatacgttcgtGAATCGTGAATATTTgcagtaacaatattataatctaatacgtataataaattaaccatAGTTTATGATTTTTCAGCCCGAGAATATGGATCAACACCAGCTGCTAATCGTGAACTATGCCAAACACCGAACAGGCTGTGCCGCACCAGATACAATACAACTGCGCCCATGTACGGTGTATCGCTGACGTCTGGTCAACCCGTGACTATCGTTCAAAAATTTCCGGATCTATTACAGCAAGTCGTTTATGAAGTTTGCGAGTAAGTGcgctaactatattatattaaacgcgaAGTACCTATTGCATCCACTGTTAAGCACATGCGTGTTCGTCTcgtcattattgttttttttatatacacgaaatcaattattttataaacaatatacgtTTCCACTGTTGTTTATTTGCAATGTATGCTAATTTgtgaaaatgtgtatattacatatttacattataaattataatataacgtataaatacGAACACAGTTTGTCTTATCGCACAAAACCCACCTGTTAACTTTTAATCTAAccggacaattttttttttatattatagatcaaACGAGTGCGACATGGTTAGAGGAGAGTGCACACAAACATATGTACCATACTTGTTCCTGGTAATACCTTTGGGGCCGGTGACGCTAACCGGTCAGGACTACGTGCTCGTGGAAAGCGGATGCGTATGCAAACCAAAGGGCTCCAGGTCCACCGCACACGAACTGGTGTCTACTATTCCGGCAATGCCACGTCCGTAGAGTGTGGTTTATGTGTACACAAAGGATAACAGCCGTTTAAAAGTCATCGTATTGAAGAAATGTACCTCGccgtttatactatatttatatcataatatattatatattattgtcgtgtACAATATAGTCcatgttattgtatataatatattttatacaataataaaataccgtaTCATGTTACTGTACAGTAATATAGAACCAAAACTAATTTAGTCATGAGAATCGTTCGAAAAGACCAAACGCCTCATTAACCCCATGACGTAACACACCCCCTATACATATActgtatttttcatatataatatatctatttactCGAATATAAATACTACTTACAGTGGCgtcacgaattttttttttttattgtttcagtTATGTTCACTCGTTTATCCCTAAAAACTCAAcgcctatataggtacatgacgtagattatttagtattaagtcTATA includes:
- the LOC132932392 gene encoding uncharacterized protein LOC132932392, with product MITAGKAVSRHHHWSSSFKLLRIIYVLSLCKYTWAELCGGNGESLKYLRGDALIDNLDCIGPNGKPYPESIVAGTYRRTHNWGSSRTGRDAFHSDSKPSPETVRETLLKTYKFNNHNEDYTISRTAREYGSTPAANRELCQTPNRLCRTRYNTTAPMYGVSLTSGQPVTIVQKFPDLLQQVVYEVCESNECDMVRGECTQTYVPYLFLVIPLGPVTLTGQDYVLVESGCVCKPKGSRSTAHELVSTIPAMPRP